The sequence GAGAGGAAAGTAACGCCGGAGCAGATCATGCTCGTTACGTTCCTCGTCGTGAGCGCGGTGTTTATCATCGAGCCGGTGATCGAAAACTATCCGGACGACGCCCGTGTGTTTCCACAGTTGACCGCGTCGGCCGTCTTTATCGGCTCGCTGTTGCTGTTACTGCAAAACTACCTTCCGGACCCGATCCAGACGTTCGTCGCCGAGAGCGTCAGTATCACGAGTTCCGACGAGTCGGAAGTGATCGACAAGCCCGACCAAGAGGAACGAATTGAGGAGGACGAACCGGAAGAGACGGAGGACAAGAAGGATACGCTCGGTGCGAAGTACGGGTACGAGATAAACGAGACAGTGTTTATGGTCTCGACGGCACTACTGTACTTCATCGCGGGGTGGGCAGCCGGCTTCCTCTTCATTACGCCGCTGTACATCCTCGGGTACACCCTCTGGTTTCGGGTCAATCCGGTCATCAGCTTCGGACTGGCCGTGGCAGGGACCGTAATTATCTACCTGTTCATGACGTACCTCGTACTACCGTTCGACCAGGGACATCTCTTCGACTTTAGCCCGCTACTCCCGATGCTGTTCGACGGCACACCGACGCTGTTGGGAGGGGGTTCGTAGATGGCGGTCGATGCCTTCCTCGATGGGTTATCGATCGCGTTGACAGCCGAGATGCTCATCTGGCTGACTCTTGGGTTGCTTCTCGGGATCGTTCTCGGTGCCCTCCCAGGTATCGGCTCGCCGGTTGGGATGGCGATCGTGTTGCCGCTGACGCTGCCGCTCGATGCGACGGCAGCGATCATCCTGCTGGTCGCGATCTACAGCGGCGCGATGTTCGGCGGTTCGATCGCCGCGATCCTGATCAATGCGCCAGGGACCGAATCGGCCGCGGCGACGACGCTCGACGGGTACCCGATGTCACAGAACGGCCTGGCGAAAAACGCCCTCGCTATCGCGACGACCGCCTCGGCACTGAACGGCTTTCTCGCCGCGCTCGCGCTGATCCTCCTCTCACCGATACTGATCGAGGTCGTGCTGGCGTTCGGTTCGCCGGAGTACTTCCTGCTGGCGATC comes from Natronococcus occultus SP4 and encodes:
- a CDS encoding tripartite tricarboxylate transporter TctB family protein — encoded protein: MLVTFLVVSAVFIIEPVIENYPDDARVFPQLTASAVFIGSLLLLLQNYLPDPIQTFVAESVSITSSDESEVIDKPDQEERIEEDEPEETEDKKDTLGAKYGYEINETVFMVSTALLYFIAGWAAGFLFITPLYILGYTLWFRVNPVISFGLAVAGTVIIYLFMTYLVLPFDQGHLFDFSPLLPMLFDGTPTLLGGGS